In Phormidium ambiguum IAM M-71, one DNA window encodes the following:
- a CDS encoding serine/threonine-protein kinase yields the protein MSNSSPLTVGSKLENRYEIVRELGQGGFGRTYLARDINRYQESCVLKEFAPLIHGANELKKAEELFEREASVLYKLQHSQIPNFRELLRLSLNGKRSLFLVQDYIEGESYAQLLKNRCFSEAEVVELLEQILPVLEYIHSQGVIHRDISPENLMQRRLDKMPVLIDFGGVKQAATTAVSQATGRPLVTLLGKEGYAPPEQIRQGKAFPSSDLYALAVTVLVLISGKEPKELYDNSQATWSWRKYISVSPELGKILDKCLAYRYSDRYQSAREVLQLLPKITNPNSQPIANPNFQPVVAGNSNISQMKTINFVGRRWGTNVTQVIANAKKTFVKLPAVKLPVVKLPVKKLLNRKFLVNTLKVSAVVVVGVGAWNFAQAGLLELPRKISFPNLPSLPNSSKLSKAELARQAEIMRRSKALGVTNFYPRVDRLFYAKYPELKGRSLTEKPEDAKYRQRWCDIAEDLLDKLEKEKVI from the coding sequence ATGTCTAACTCTTCACCTCTGACTGTTGGCTCAAAGCTAGAAAATCGCTATGAAATAGTCCGTGAATTAGGACAAGGCGGCTTTGGACGGACTTACTTAGCGAGAGATATTAACCGTTACCAAGAATCTTGTGTTTTGAAGGAATTTGCTCCCCTAATTCATGGTGCTAATGAGTTAAAAAAAGCTGAAGAGTTATTTGAAAGGGAAGCAAGTGTTCTTTATAAATTGCAGCATTCGCAAATTCCTAATTTTCGGGAATTATTGCGTTTAAGTTTAAATGGAAAGCGATCGCTATTTTTAGTTCAAGATTATATTGAAGGTGAGAGTTACGCACAACTTTTAAAAAATCGTTGTTTTAGTGAAGCAGAAGTAGTTGAATTACTGGAGCAAATTCTGCCAGTATTAGAATATATTCATTCTCAAGGTGTAATTCATCGGGATATTTCACCGGAAAATTTGATGCAGCGTCGCCTTGATAAAATGCCAGTTTTAATTGATTTTGGCGGGGTGAAACAAGCAGCGACAACTGCGGTTTCTCAAGCAACAGGGCGGCCTTTGGTAACTTTGTTAGGTAAAGAAGGTTATGCGCCACCGGAACAAATACGTCAGGGAAAAGCTTTTCCTAGCAGCGATTTGTATGCTTTAGCGGTGACGGTTTTGGTGTTAATTTCCGGGAAAGAACCAAAGGAACTTTATGATAATTCTCAAGCGACTTGGAGTTGGCGAAAATATATTAGTGTAAGTCCAGAATTGGGAAAAATTTTAGATAAGTGTTTGGCTTATCGTTATAGCGATCGCTATCAGTCAGCTAGAGAAGTTTTACAGCTTTTACCCAAAATTACTAATCCTAATTCTCAACCTATCGCTAATCCTAATTTTCAACCTGTTGTTGCTGGTAATTCTAATATCTCTCAAATGAAAACCATCAATTTTGTTGGTCGTCGTTGGGGAACAAATGTTACTCAAGTCATTGCAAATGCCAAGAAAACTTTTGTTAAATTACCCGCAGTTAAATTACCTGTAGTTAAATTACCTGTCAAAAAACTACTGAATAGAAAGTTTTTAGTCAATACTTTGAAAGTCAGTGCAGTTGTAGTAGTTGGAGTTGGTGCTTGGAATTTTGCTCAAGCTGGGTTATTAGAATTACCCAGAAAAATATCTTTTCCTAATTTACCTAGTTTACCTAATTCGTCAAAATTAAGTAAAGCTGAATTGGCGCGTCAAGCGGAAATTATGCGGCGCAGTAAAGCTTTAGGTGTGACAAATTTTTATCCACGAGTCGATCGCTTATTTTACGCTAAATATCCAGAACTCAAAGGACGTTCTTTAACCGAAAAACCAGAGGATGCTAAATATCGTCAGCGATGGTGTGATATTGCCGAGGATTTATTAGATAAATTAGAAAAGGAAAAAGTTATATAG
- the mnmE gene encoding tRNA uridine-5-carboxymethylaminomethyl(34) synthesis GTPase MnmE gives MSQTLATSGTIAAIATAIVPQQGSVGIVRVSGTEAIAIAQNLFHTPGKQKWETHRILYGYIRHPQTQQLIDEALLLIMQAPRSFTREDVVEFHCHGGIIAVQQVLQLCIEQGARLAQPGEFTLRAFLNGRIDLTQAESVADLVGAKSPQAAQTALAGLQGKLKEPIQQLRITCLDILAEIEARIDFEEDLPPLNEENIQAQIAEVTAKVQQILATADRGELLRTGIKVAIVGRPNVGKSSLLNAWSKSDRAIVTELPGTTRDVVESQLVVGGIPVQVLDTAGIRETSDIVEKIGVERSRRAADAADLILLTIDAQIGWTAAEQEIYQQVKSRPVILVINKIDLITETQKQKLLTEIPPCQFQVYTAAALNQGIENLETAILEVIHTGKVQAADLDLAVNQRQAAALTKAKTSLEQVLTTIAEQLPLDFWTIDLRGAIQALGEITGEEVTESILDRIFSRFCIGK, from the coding sequence ATGTCACAGACATTAGCAACGAGTGGTACGATCGCAGCCATTGCGACAGCGATTGTTCCTCAACAAGGTAGTGTAGGAATTGTGCGAGTTTCGGGAACGGAAGCAATAGCGATCGCACAAAATCTTTTTCATACACCAGGTAAACAAAAATGGGAAACTCATCGGATTCTTTATGGTTATATTCGCCATCCCCAAACTCAACAATTAATTGATGAAGCCTTGCTTTTAATTATGCAAGCACCGCGTTCTTTCACGCGAGAAGATGTTGTCGAATTCCACTGTCACGGAGGAATTATCGCTGTACAACAAGTATTACAATTGTGTATTGAACAAGGTGCGAGATTAGCGCAACCTGGAGAATTTACTTTAAGAGCTTTTTTAAATGGCAGAATTGATTTAACTCAAGCAGAAAGCGTTGCAGATTTAGTGGGTGCAAAGTCGCCGCAAGCTGCACAAACGGCTTTAGCTGGATTACAAGGAAAGCTAAAAGAACCAATTCAGCAATTACGAATTACTTGTTTAGATATTTTGGCAGAAATTGAAGCCAGAATCGATTTTGAGGAAGATTTACCACCATTAAATGAGGAAAATATTCAAGCACAAATTGCCGAAGTTACTGCTAAAGTGCAACAAATTTTAGCAACTGCCGATCGCGGAGAATTGTTGCGAACTGGAATTAAAGTAGCGATTGTTGGTCGTCCCAATGTGGGAAAATCGAGTTTATTAAATGCTTGGAGTAAAAGCGATCGCGCTATAGTCACCGAACTACCAGGAACTACTAGAGATGTTGTCGAATCTCAGTTAGTTGTTGGCGGTATTCCCGTACAAGTTTTAGACACGGCAGGAATTCGGGAAACTAGCGATATTGTAGAGAAAATCGGTGTTGAGCGATCGCGTCGTGCAGCCGATGCCGCCGATTTAATTTTACTGACAATTGACGCTCAAATTGGCTGGACAGCAGCCGAACAAGAAATTTACCAACAAGTCAAAAGCCGTCCCGTAATTTTAGTGATTAATAAAATCGATTTAATTACAGAAACTCAAAAACAAAAGTTATTAACTGAAATTCCCCCCTGCCAATTTCAAGTTTACACTGCTGCTGCACTTAATCAAGGAATTGAAAATTTAGAAACTGCAATTTTAGAAGTAATTCATACGGGAAAAGTACAAGCCGCCGATTTAGATTTAGCCGTTAATCAAAGACAAGCAGCTGCCCTGACAAAAGCAAAAACTTCCTTAGAACAAGTATTAACTACTATTGCCGAACAATTACCCTTAGATTTTTGGACAATTGACTTGCGCGGAGCAATTCAAGCATTAGGAGAAATTACTGGTGAGGAAGTAACAGAATCAATTCTCGATCGCATTTTCAGCCGCTTTTGTATTGGTAAATAG
- a CDS encoding response regulator transcription factor — MATVLVVEDNKAQREMISDLLIGMGLKVRVASDGVEALEQIDGNPPDLVVLDIIMPKMNGYEVCRRLKSDTKTQNLVVVMCSAKKEEFDRYWGMKQGADAYIAKPFHPQELVGTVKQLLRPS; from the coding sequence ATGGCTACAGTTCTAGTTGTGGAAGACAATAAAGCTCAAAGGGAAATGATCTCTGATTTGCTCATTGGAATGGGGCTAAAAGTCAGAGTGGCTAGTGATGGTGTCGAAGCGCTGGAACAAATCGATGGTAATCCACCCGATCTAGTAGTTTTGGACATCATAATGCCAAAAATGAACGGTTACGAGGTTTGCCGTCGCCTAAAAAGCGATACTAAAACACAGAATTTAGTGGTGGTGATGTGTTCGGCTAAGAAAGAGGAGTTCGATCGCTATTGGGGAATGAAACAAGGTGCTGATGCCTACATCGCCAAACCTTTCCACCCGCAGGAGTTGGTAGGAACAGTAAAACAATTGTTGCGTCCTTCTTAA
- a CDS encoding SagB/ThcOx family dehydrogenase encodes MTTAKTSIAQHYHERTKYDPKTIANKSQGLDWSRQPTPFKEYRLGITFDLKPYLTEKSETIANSAEDDWWTRLSRLLFCSYGLTAKMLTMIGEPVYLRAAPSAGGLYPAEVYLISRGTPLLPAGLYNYQPKTHSLIQVWENQVWTELQTACFWHPALNNTQLAIATTAIFYRSAWRYQDRAYRRIFLDTGHLLGNLELAGALTDYRPHLIGGFNDRALNELLYLDPEQEGTTTVIPLADLLDPQQNLPLAPTALPSKTDTNYPQIPDGELLKYLHQATEISIEPEKITATYQPSLEDKYNFPFCLKVNTATTPIDWGENLELLENTILRRRSTRAYNGANLTLNELKSLLDFTYQPQNYIDQELDRIPDYFDLSLIETFIVVSGVDGLEEGCYYYAPKAQELRQIRFKNFRRELYYLCLQQELGRDAAAVVFHTADLKTAVAKYGDRAYRYLHLDAGHLGQRLNLAAIRLNLGVSGIGGFFDDQVNEVLGIPTDEAVLYITTLGRPR; translated from the coding sequence ATGACCACAGCAAAAACCTCGATCGCTCAGCACTACCACGAGCGAACCAAATATGACCCTAAAACCATAGCTAACAAAAGTCAAGGGTTAGATTGGTCACGCCAGCCGACACCTTTCAAAGAATACAGACTTGGCATTACTTTTGACTTGAAGCCCTATCTTACAGAAAAATCCGAAACAATTGCCAACTCCGCAGAAGATGATTGGTGGACAAGGTTATCGCGCTTGCTGTTTTGCAGCTATGGCTTAACCGCTAAAATGTTAACAATGATAGGAGAGCCAGTATATTTGAGAGCGGCTCCTTCTGCGGGTGGGTTATATCCAGCCGAAGTTTATTTAATTTCGCGGGGAACACCATTGTTACCTGCGGGATTGTACAATTATCAACCAAAAACCCATTCATTAATTCAAGTTTGGGAAAACCAAGTTTGGACAGAATTACAAACAGCTTGCTTTTGGCATCCAGCATTAAATAATACTCAGTTAGCGATCGCTACTACAGCTATTTTTTACCGCTCAGCTTGGCGATATCAAGACCGAGCTTACCGCAGAATTTTTTTAGACACCGGACATTTATTAGGTAATCTTGAATTAGCTGGCGCACTCACTGATTACCGTCCGCACTTAATTGGCGGATTTAACGATCGCGCACTCAACGAACTGCTTTATCTCGACCCAGAACAAGAAGGAACAACTACCGTAATTCCTTTAGCAGACTTACTAGATCCCCAGCAAAATCTACCCTTAGCGCCAACAGCATTACCATCTAAAACTGATACAAATTACCCGCAAATTCCTGACGGAGAATTACTAAAATATTTACATCAAGCCACAGAAATCTCTATCGAACCGGAAAAAATTACAGCTACTTACCAACCATCTTTAGAAGATAAATATAACTTTCCTTTCTGCCTAAAAGTGAATACTGCAACTACACCAATAGACTGGGGAGAAAATTTAGAATTGCTAGAAAATACGATTTTGCGGCGACGTTCTACCCGTGCTTATAATGGTGCTAACTTAACATTAAACGAATTGAAATCTTTACTGGATTTTACTTATCAACCTCAAAATTACATCGATCAAGAGTTAGACAGAATACCTGACTATTTTGATTTGAGTTTAATCGAAACTTTTATTGTCGTATCTGGTGTAGACGGGTTAGAAGAAGGTTGTTATTATTACGCTCCCAAAGCTCAAGAACTGCGACAAATACGGTTTAAAAATTTCCGCCGTGAGTTGTATTATCTGTGTTTGCAACAGGAGTTAGGCAGAGATGCCGCTGCTGTGGTTTTTCACACAGCTGATTTAAAAACCGCAGTAGCTAAATATGGCGATCGCGCCTACCGCTACCTACATCTAGATGCCGGACATCTGGGACAAAGACTTAACCTAGCCGCCATTCGCCTCAACTTAGGTGTCAGCGGCATCGGCGGTTTCTTCGACGACCAAGTAAACGAAGTCTTAGGCATTCCCACTGATGAGGCCGTCTTGTATATCACCACGCTAGGCCGCCCTAGATGA
- a CDS encoding pentapeptide repeat-containing protein encodes MTALKNKMQHLSAEKILAQYASGRRDFSQINLMKVDLFEANLSDVNLNQSNLQEAYLPYANLSQANLCQAQMQTAELSDAKFNSADLSAANLQNANLCRASLRYANLQGADLSGANLQGADLCNADLTGADLRYADLTGANLEEAKLDLAEVSGANFYRAKNVDLSKAKCDRTTILPDGYRQDS; translated from the coding sequence GTGACAGCATTAAAAAATAAGATGCAGCATTTAAGTGCAGAGAAAATACTAGCTCAATATGCTAGTGGAAGAAGGGATTTTTCCCAAATTAATTTAATGAAAGTTGATTTGTTTGAAGCAAATTTATCGGATGTTAATCTGAATCAAAGCAATCTTCAAGAGGCTTATTTGCCTTACGCAAACTTAAGTCAAGCTAATCTTTGTCAAGCACAAATGCAAACAGCGGAATTAAGCGATGCTAAATTTAATTCAGCTGATTTATCAGCAGCTAATTTACAGAATGCGAATCTCTGTAGAGCAAGTTTACGATATGCTAATTTACAAGGTGCTGATTTGTCGGGTGCTAATTTACAAGGCGCTGATTTATGTAATGCAGATCTCACGGGTGCGGATTTAAGATATGCTGATTTAACGGGTGCTAATTTAGAAGAAGCAAAGTTAGATTTGGCGGAAGTTAGTGGTGCTAATTTTTATCGCGCCAAAAATGTGGATTTATCGAAGGCTAAGTGCGATCGCACTACTATCTTACCCGATGGATATCGCCAGGATAGTTAA
- a CDS encoding response regulator → MNKPLRLLLIQDSRNDARLLANELKRGGYTPIFKRVETLSAIKSALEKADWDIVFTDYSLPKFNVLTVLQLVRKKQINLPVIVLLENISEDLIVTAIKAGAKDCLLKNNLQRVSQIVKRELQVDINNKNNPFLIHNSHIKEYQEVALKNQQKAEREKILNKIIRVLNQRLDTEHILQQIVQLTGECFSVDRVILYSTKSEQIQVLNEWLADRRIPSMLKFKVPLSEWPDLLDPNSEFNNGRAFHAPHYPPFSATDSQQKNIDKFKIRSVLSVPIFIHDRVFGGLVLHTTSSSRTFIDEEIKLLERIADQATIALYNALSYEHLEQLVKQRTQELEKAKLEAETANRAKSEFLANMSHELRTPLNSILGLSQMLQQEFYGKLNSKQKQYMNCIYNSGEHLLSLINDILDLAKIESGKEELMLESVEIKELCYYCISIVQERAQSKGLILKSEIDPLVSHFIADQRRLCQMLLNLLSNAIKFTPAGQVSLVVKKEPKGTSFTVADTGIGIADQDISVLFQPFSQLDGKLNRQYQGTGLGLVLTRRFAQLHGGDISVESQRGVGSNFRIYLPDLSLRNFDTNYYQYQEKEEIELNNCRENILLLEGQSLQKRPILLIEEEDKGVKALRNYLEILNYQVEHLTNVVNFSEQVRLIKPGLIILGVYLPNDRSGIDLLKVLRSQKDLEQIPAIMLTPTLLKDERERCLAAGANDYLVKPLGVAKIEAILSQYYNRADYSWLLSTSNR, encoded by the coding sequence ATGAATAAACCTCTACGTCTTCTATTAATTCAAGATTCAAGAAATGATGCTCGCTTATTAGCGAATGAACTCAAACGTGGTGGCTATACCCCCATATTCAAAAGGGTGGAAACACTATCAGCGATAAAATCAGCTTTAGAAAAAGCAGATTGGGATATTGTATTTACTGATTACTCATTACCAAAATTTAATGTTTTAACTGTACTGCAACTAGTTAGAAAAAAACAAATAAATTTGCCAGTTATTGTATTATTAGAAAATATTAGTGAAGACCTAATAGTAACTGCAATTAAAGCTGGGGCGAAAGATTGTTTACTTAAAAATAATTTGCAAAGGGTATCGCAAATTGTAAAAAGAGAATTACAAGTAGATATAAATAATAAAAATAATCCCTTTCTTATTCATAATTCGCATATAAAAGAATATCAAGAAGTTGCACTGAAAAATCAGCAAAAAGCCGAGAGAGAAAAAATTCTCAATAAAATTATTCGAGTACTTAACCAAAGACTTGATACTGAACATATTTTACAACAAATTGTGCAATTAACTGGCGAATGTTTTAGTGTCGATCGAGTAATTCTTTACAGCACGAAATCAGAACAAATTCAGGTATTAAATGAGTGGTTAGCCGATCGCAGAATTCCTTCAATGTTAAAATTCAAAGTGCCCCTTTCTGAATGGCCAGATTTATTAGATCCTAATTCTGAATTTAACAATGGGAGAGCTTTTCATGCGCCTCATTATCCACCTTTCTCAGCTACTGATTCCCAACAAAAAAATATTGATAAATTTAAAATTCGTTCAGTTCTTAGCGTGCCAATTTTTATTCACGATCGGGTGTTTGGAGGTTTAGTTTTACATACTACTTCATCCTCTCGAACTTTTATAGATGAAGAGATTAAATTGCTAGAAAGAATTGCCGATCAAGCGACGATCGCACTCTATAATGCCCTCAGTTATGAACACTTAGAACAGTTAGTTAAACAGCGCACACAAGAATTAGAAAAAGCTAAATTAGAAGCAGAAACAGCTAATCGAGCTAAAAGTGAATTTTTGGCTAATATGAGTCATGAATTACGTACTCCATTAAATTCTATTTTAGGTTTATCCCAAATGTTACAACAAGAATTTTATGGAAAACTTAATTCTAAACAAAAGCAATATATGAATTGTATTTATAATAGCGGAGAACATTTACTATCATTAATTAATGATATTTTAGATTTAGCTAAAATTGAGTCTGGCAAAGAAGAGTTAATGTTAGAAAGTGTGGAAATTAAAGAATTATGCTATTACTGTATATCTATTGTTCAAGAAAGAGCTCAAAGTAAAGGTTTGATATTAAAAAGCGAAATCGATCCTCTAGTAAGTCATTTTATTGCCGATCAACGTCGCCTTTGTCAAATGTTGCTAAATTTATTGTCTAATGCAATCAAATTTACTCCAGCAGGACAGGTAAGTTTAGTTGTAAAAAAAGAACCAAAAGGAACTTCTTTCACTGTCGCTGATACGGGAATTGGCATTGCCGATCAAGATATATCTGTGTTATTTCAACCTTTTTCTCAATTAGATGGAAAATTGAATCGTCAATATCAAGGAACTGGATTAGGCTTAGTTTTAACTCGTCGTTTTGCTCAACTACATGGAGGAGATATAAGTGTAGAATCTCAAAGAGGGGTAGGGAGTAATTTCAGAATTTATCTCCCGGATTTATCGTTAAGAAATTTTGATACTAATTATTACCAATATCAAGAAAAAGAAGAAATAGAATTGAATAATTGTAGAGAAAACATATTATTGCTTGAAGGGCAATCATTACAAAAAAGACCTATTTTATTAATAGAAGAAGAAGATAAAGGTGTGAAAGCTTTACGTAATTATTTAGAGATTTTAAATTATCAAGTAGAACACTTAACTAACGTGGTAAACTTTTCGGAGCAGGTGCGGTTGATTAAGCCGGGATTAATAATCTTGGGTGTTTATTTGCCGAACGATCGATCTGGTATAGACTTATTAAAAGTTTTGCGATCGCAAAAAGATTTAGAACAGATACCAGCAATCATGCTCACACCAACTCTCTTAAAAGATGAACGCGAACGTTGTTTAGCAGCTGGAGCTAATGACTACTTAGTTAAACCCCTTGGAGTCGCCAAAATAGAGGCTATACTCTCACAGTACTATAACCGTGCGGATTATTCCTGGCTGTTATCAACTTCTAACCGCTAA